The Candidatus Liberibacter solanacearum CLso-ZC1 genomic interval TAAAACGCAATATCTACCTAAATATTAATCCCCATAATAAATCTAGCTATACACGAGGCATACATTATTTTTACTCCTAAGTTACATTTCAAAAACAACATATCAAGGAATACTATAAGCCACATTTAAAAAGAAGAGAGATAACTACATTTGCTTCCATTGCTTTTCTCTAGAAGTAGCTTGTTTCTAAATATTTACATAGGCGATCAGTCCAAGATAACGTGCGCGCTTGATCGCTTTAGCAAGCTCGCGTTGTTTTTTCTGTGAAACAGATGAAATTCGAGAAGGAACTATCTTACCACGTTGAGATAAAAAACGGTTCAAAAGACGAATATCTTTATAGTCAATTCGAGGGGCTCCCTTACCAGAAAAGGGGCAAGATTTGCGACGATGACTCATATTTCTACGCAACAAAGGGGCGGGAGATGAAGATTCAGACACTTGTAATAACTCCTATGATAAGACTTTTTCTTCGTCAACATGGCTCTTACGATCAGCATTTCGATCTTTTGGGAATCGATCGTTTTTATCATCGCGATCATATCTCTGCATCGTTAAAGAAGGTGAATCTTCGTGAGAATCAACTGAAATAGTAAGATAGCGCAAAACATTTTCATCAATACGCATCCGTCTCTCCAGTTCATGAATAGAAGCAGGAGGGGAGGCGATATTCATCAAAACATAATAGGCTTTGCGATGTTTATTAATGCGATACGCTATGGTTCGCATACCCCATTCATTCACAAGGCGGACTTCGCCACCATTTTCCTTAATCAAGGACTGATATTGTTCAATCGTATCCTTAATCTTTTGACTAGGGATATCTTGTCGCAAGAGAAAAACATGCTCATAGAGATTCATACCTAATTGCCTTTTTTAGCGTTTTTATTCAAATATTTCTTTTTTATCATACAAATCAGATACATCAACGAAATAATTTGAATTTCTCTAATAATTCTTCTGTATTTTAGCGAGAATAGTAGCCAATACAATAGAAAAATACCTTGAAGAACAAGACGATACATGCATTTTTTATAAAAATCAATCCCCTATCAGATTACTTTATGATGTTCAATATAGACTATCGATCAAGCGTGCAAAATGTTGACATTGTCTTGATGATAATATCTCTTTTATCCCTTAATCTTAGTTATTTTGTTTTTATATTCAAAAGAATGTAATGGGAGGTTATCATATTATTTTTCCATATAGAAGAACATGAGATTTTTTAGGTATCGTCTTCTTCCAGTATGCCTTGTCTGCAAATTAAAATATTTTTTAGGTATTGAGGTAGTTTCCTGTTCTTCAAATAGAAGAGATTTTAATTTATCTCGATATTATAGAAAAGTTGGATAAGGATATATTGAGGTACTCTTGATAATGTTGCCAGGTAATTTGAGAGTTAGAATGTTAAATCAAGATCAAGTATTTTTTCATTATGTTTAGTTATTAAGGATTTAGGATTTTTGAGATGCCAATTCCAGGCGGATTTTATAATATCGTTTAGCGTGTATTTTGGGCTCCATCCTAAAACATTCTTAGCTTTTTTATTGTCGGCTACGAGAGCAGGAGGGTCTCCTACGCGCCTAGGCGCGTAGGAGATAGGAAATGTGCATCCATATATACGCCTAATGGTAGATAAAATTTCTTTGACTGTACTTCCATTTCCAGTTCCAAGATTAATGGCTATATTATCCCCTCCATTTAATAAGTATTCTAATGCCATTACGTGTGCATTGGCTAAATCTAGGACATGAACGTAGTCACGCAGACAAGTCCCATCTATTGTAGCATAATCTTGTCCAAAAACTTCGAAACGATCTTGGTAGCCCAGGGCTGTTTTAATTGCTAATGGAATAATATGAGTTTCAGGATCATGCCATTCGCCAATAACGTTATCAAATGTTGCGCCTGCCGCGTTGAAATACCTCAGCGCAACAGATCGTAATCCATTGACTTTATTATGATTCAATAGCTCTCTTTCTACTACGTATTTAGTATAACCATATGGGGTTATTGCTTTCTGAGGATCGTTTTCTGTAAGTATTGCATTTTTTGGAATACCATACGTTGCGCAAGTAGAAGAAAAGATAAATCTTTTCACATTTGCCTCGATAGCAGATGCAATGAGATTGAAACTACCTGTTACATTTATTTCATAGAACAAAGAGGGGTTTTCCACTGATTCTCTTACATTCGTTAAGGCTGAAAAATGCATTACAGATATTGGATTGTATTTTGCGAAGACCATCCGAAGATTCGTATGATCACGGATATCTACCTGTTCTAGTGGTCCCCATAAAACGAATTCAGCATGTCCGCTTGATAAATTATCCAATACAATGGGTAAAAATCCTCTTTCAGACAGGAGGCGACAGGTATGGGCGCCGATGTATCCGGCTCCTCCGACAACGAAAACAGTTTTATTGTCCATGGCAAGAAAAATCCATTGAATCATGACCCTTTTGGGGGATTGAAGAGGCGAGTAAAAACTTACACTGGGATTTCGGAAGGATTTTTTTTACATAAAAATCATGGGTTTGTGAACCGAGTATATCATAAAATTTTTATTAAGTATATGATCCATGGCAATGTTTGTATTTTTTACCATTGCCACAAGGACAAGGGTCATTGCGTTTTATATGTTTTTTTTCTGATATATCGGGGATATTTATTGCCTCTTTTGTGTGTGCAACAACAAGATGACCATTATCTTTTTTAACACAGTGCGTAATAGATACAGCAGGGGAATCTTCTGGCACATTATTGATGTAACTCGAGTCAATGTGTGTAAGTTGAGAGACGACGTCTCTTCGCAAGGAAGTAAGTAACGTATTGAAAAATCCAAAGGCTTCGGATTTATATTCTTGCAATGGATCCCGTTGTGCATATCCGCGAAATCCTATGACGGATCGCGAGTGTTCCAGCATGGTTATATGTTCACGCCAGAAGTAATCTAGAGTGTGAAGGATTATATAACGCCCTATTTCTTGTATTTTTTCTACCCCGAAGGATTTTTGTTGATCTGCCGCTATTTTATCGATTTTATCCATAATTCTTTTTGATATTTCATTATGATCTATGCCATCTTCATTGCGCCATTCTATGATAGGAAAATGAGCTCCAAAAACTTCATTAAGTTCCGATTCTAATTGTTCAACATCCCACTTTTCTGGATAGGAATTGGTTGGAATGTATTTCTTAATGATACTATGCGCCGTTTCATAACGCATATCACCAATGATTTCTAAGATATTCTCCGTGTCTATTATTTCTAGGCGCTGTTCAAAAATTATCTTACGTTGTGCGTTGAGAACGTCATCATATTTTAATAAGTTTTTTCTTGTTTCAAAATTACGTGCTTCAACTTTTTGTTGGGCGCGTTCAATCGCTTTATTAATCCATGGATGAATAATGGCTTCGCCTTTTTCTAATCCTATTTTTTGTAGAAAACTTTCCATGCGAGGAGAGCCAAATATACGCATCAGATCGTCTTGAAGTGATAGATAAAATTTTGATCGTCCTGGATCTCCTTGACGACCCGATCGTCCACGTAACTGGTTGTCTATCCGTCTGCTTTCGTGGCGTTCTGTAGCGATTACATAGAGTCCACCCGCGGCAATAGCTTTGCTTTTTAAAGACTGAATTTCTTCATTAATTTGCTGTATGCGTTGATTTCTTTTTTCTTCGTTAGAAATGTTAAGTAATTCATGTTCAATGCGCATTTTAACATTTCCTCCAAGCTGAATATCTGTTCCTCTTCCCGCCATATTAGTTGCGATAGTGATGGCTCCGGGAATGCCAGCTTGAGAAATGATATAAGCTTCTTGTTCGTGATAGAGCGCATTGAGAATTTTAAAATTCGTAAACTTATGCTTACGGAGTTGATTGGCTAAGTATTCTGATTTTTCTATCGAAGATGTCCCAACGAGAACCGGTTGTCCTTTTTTGTGAGAATCTATAATTTCTGCAATAATTGCGGCATATTTTTCTTCAGAAGTCTGATAGACTTCATCATGTTCATCAATACGAATAACTGGGAGATTGGTGGGGATTTCAAAAACATCTAGATTATAAATATTAGATAGCTCTTCGGCTTCTGTAGAAGCTGTTCCAGTCATTCCTGATAATTTTTTATATTTTAAGAAATAGTTTTGGAATGTAATGGAAGAGAGAGTTTGATTTTCAGGTTGTATTTTAACTCTTTCTTTCGCCTCTAAGGCTTGATGTTGTCCGTCAGCATATCTTCTTCCTGGCATCATGCGTCCAGTGAACTCATCAATGATAACAACTTCATTGTGGTTTACAATATAATCTCTATCGCGGAAAAAAAGTGTATGAGATTTAAGTGCATTGTTGACAAGATGGACAATTGCCACATTCTCAAAATCATACATCCCCCCTGATTTTATAAGATTTTCGCTAAATAATAGCTCTTCTACTCTCTCAGTTCCTTTTTCAGAAAAGTGGACAGTTCGTTGTTTTTCATCAATTTCGTAATCAGAAGGTTGTAAACGAGTAATGATTGAATCAATGGTTTTATATAAATCAGACTGATCTTCCACAGGCCCTGATATAATTAAGGGAGTACGTGCCTCATCAATGAGTATTGAATCTACTTCGTCAATTATCGCAAAATTGTGTCCACGTTGCACCATGTCTGCACGTTTATATTGCATATTATCACGCAAGTAATCAAAGCCGAGCTCATTATTGGTGATATAGGTTATGTCGCAGGCATAAGCAGCACGGCGTTCGTCATCCGATAGATTATGCGTTACAACGCCGGTTGAAAGACCAAGAAACTCATATATTGGGGACATTGAACTAGAATCTCTGCGAGCAAGATAGTCATTAACAGTGACAACATGCACGCCTTTCCCAGATAATGCATTCAAATAGACAGGAAGAACAGCGGCCAAAGTTTTTCCTTCGCCCGTTTTCATTTCTGCTATACAGCCCTTATGGAGTATCATTCCCCCTACAAGCTGCACATCAAAGGGACGCATTTTTAGGATACGATGAGCAGTCTCGCGTACTACAGCAAATGCGGGCACTAATAGATCATCAAGTGATTTCCCATCGCTTATATGTCTTTTGAATTCTAATGTTTTGTTGGATAGTTCATCATTAGATAGTCTAGACATTTCCTCTTCCAGACCGTTAATTGCAGAAATCTGTTTATAATAAGGTCGCAAACGTCTTTCTTTGGAAGGAGCGAACAACTTACTTGCCAGCTTTATTAGACTGAACATAGAAATGTTTTTCCTCTTCGAAGAATATCCCGTGTTACGGAGATTGTTGTGTCTAATATCCTTAAACGCATTATGCGTGAAAAAACTATAGATCTGTCTTAATAGAGTATCTAGATATAATCATCTGTTATTTGATGTCAACGGGATGTATATGGCATAAAAAATTTTGCAGAACTATGTTTTTACTATAAATATGGGTATGAATTGTTGTT includes:
- the rpsR gene encoding 30S ribosomal protein S18 yields the protein MSESSSPAPLLRRNMSHRRKSCPFSGKGAPRIDYKDIRLLNRFLSQRGKIVPSRISSVSQKKQRELAKAIKRARYLGLIAYVNI
- the rpsF gene encoding 30S ribosomal protein S6; translation: MNLYEHVFLLRQDIPSQKIKDTIEQYQSLIKENGGEVRLVNEWGMRTIAYRINKHRKAYYVLMNIASPPASIHELERRMRIDENVLRYLTISVDSHEDSPSLTMQRYDRDDKNDRFPKDRNADRKSHVDEEKVLS
- the galE gene encoding UDP-glucose 4-epimerase GalE; the encoded protein is MDNKTVFVVGGAGYIGAHTCRLLSERGFLPIVLDNLSSGHAEFVLWGPLEQVDIRDHTNLRMVFAKYNPISVMHFSALTNVRESVENPSLFYEINVTGSFNLIASAIEANVKRFIFSSTCATYGIPKNAILTENDPQKAITPYGYTKYVVERELLNHNKVNGLRSVALRYFNAAGATFDNVIGEWHDPETHIIPLAIKTALGYQDRFEVFGQDYATIDGTCLRDYVHVLDLANAHVMALEYLLNGGDNIAINLGTGNGSTVKEILSTIRRIYGCTFPISYAPRRVGDPPALVADNKKAKNVLGWSPKYTLNDIIKSAWNWHLKNPKSLITKHNEKILDLDLTF
- the secA gene encoding preprotein translocase subunit SecA → MFSLIKLASKLFAPSKERRLRPYYKQISAINGLEEEMSRLSNDELSNKTLEFKRHISDGKSLDDLLVPAFAVVRETAHRILKMRPFDVQLVGGMILHKGCIAEMKTGEGKTLAAVLPVYLNALSGKGVHVVTVNDYLARRDSSSMSPIYEFLGLSTGVVTHNLSDDERRAAYACDITYITNNELGFDYLRDNMQYKRADMVQRGHNFAIIDEVDSILIDEARTPLIISGPVEDQSDLYKTIDSIITRLQPSDYEIDEKQRTVHFSEKGTERVEELLFSENLIKSGGMYDFENVAIVHLVNNALKSHTLFFRDRDYIVNHNEVVIIDEFTGRMMPGRRYADGQHQALEAKERVKIQPENQTLSSITFQNYFLKYKKLSGMTGTASTEAEELSNIYNLDVFEIPTNLPVIRIDEHDEVYQTSEEKYAAIIAEIIDSHKKGQPVLVGTSSIEKSEYLANQLRKHKFTNFKILNALYHEQEAYIISQAGIPGAITIATNMAGRGTDIQLGGNVKMRIEHELLNISNEEKRNQRIQQINEEIQSLKSKAIAAGGLYVIATERHESRRIDNQLRGRSGRQGDPGRSKFYLSLQDDLMRIFGSPRMESFLQKIGLEKGEAIIHPWINKAIERAQQKVEARNFETRKNLLKYDDVLNAQRKIIFEQRLEIIDTENILEIIGDMRYETAHSIIKKYIPTNSYPEKWDVEQLESELNEVFGAHFPIIEWRNEDGIDHNEISKRIMDKIDKIAADQQKSFGVEKIQEIGRYIILHTLDYFWREHITMLEHSRSVIGFRGYAQRDPLQEYKSEAFGFFNTLLTSLRRDVVSQLTHIDSSYINNVPEDSPAVSITHCVKKDNGHLVVAHTKEAINIPDISEKKHIKRNDPCPCGNGKKYKHCHGSYT